In a genomic window of Nodosilinea sp. E11:
- the dnaK gene encoding molecular chaperone DnaK gives MGKVVGIDLGTTNSVVAVMEGGKPTVIANAEGFRTTPSVVAYAKNGDRLVGQIAKRQAVMNTENTFYSVKRFIGRRYDEVGTESTEVAYKVMNVGNNVKIDCPQAGQQFSPEEISAQILRKLADDAGKYLGEKVTQAVITVPAYFNDSQRQATKDAGKIAGLEVLRIINEPTAASLAYGLDRKSNETILVFDLGGGTFDVSILEVGDGVFEVLATSGDTHLGGDDFDKKIVDYLAGEFQKMEGIDLRKDKQALQRLTEAAEKAKIELSSVTQAEINLPFITATQDGPKHLEMTLTRGKFEELCADLIDRCRIPVEQALKDAKVAKTAIDEVVLVGGSTRIPAIKDVVKRTLDKEPNETVNPDEVVAIGAAVQGGVLAGEVKDILLLDVTPLSLGVETLGGVMTKLIPRNTTIPTKKSEVFSTAQDGQTNVEIKVLQGEREMATDNKSLGTFQLSGIPAAPRGVPQIEVIFDIDANGILNVTAKDKGTGKEQTITISGASTLDENEVERMVKDAEANANADKERRERIDLKNQADSLTYQAEKQLADMGDKVPAADKEKAEEQIKSLRTAIEAEDFDTIKTLTGELQQTLYGISTNLYQQAGGDAAGAAPGPDATPGNNAGGDDVIDAEFSEPGSN, from the coding sequence ATGGGAAAAGTAGTTGGAATCGACCTAGGCACCACCAACTCTGTGGTTGCCGTAATGGAAGGGGGCAAGCCCACCGTTATCGCTAACGCTGAGGGATTTCGCACCACCCCCTCGGTTGTCGCCTACGCCAAAAACGGCGATCGCCTTGTGGGCCAAATCGCCAAGCGCCAGGCGGTAATGAACACCGAGAACACCTTTTACTCGGTCAAGCGATTCATTGGCCGTCGCTACGACGAAGTCGGCACTGAGTCTACCGAAGTGGCTTACAAAGTCATGAACGTAGGCAACAACGTCAAAATTGACTGTCCCCAGGCGGGTCAGCAGTTTTCACCTGAAGAAATTTCAGCCCAGATTTTGCGCAAGTTGGCCGACGATGCCGGTAAATACCTAGGTGAAAAAGTCACCCAGGCCGTCATCACCGTACCAGCCTACTTCAACGACTCCCAGCGTCAGGCCACCAAAGACGCCGGTAAAATCGCGGGCCTAGAAGTGCTGCGGATCATCAACGAGCCTACTGCTGCTTCGCTAGCCTATGGGCTAGACCGCAAGAGCAACGAAACCATTCTGGTGTTCGACCTCGGTGGTGGTACCTTTGACGTCTCCATTCTCGAAGTGGGCGACGGTGTGTTTGAAGTGCTAGCTACCTCCGGTGACACTCACCTGGGCGGCGACGACTTCGACAAGAAGATCGTTGACTACCTGGCCGGTGAGTTCCAAAAAATGGAAGGCATCGACCTGCGCAAAGACAAGCAGGCTCTTCAGCGCCTCACCGAAGCCGCTGAAAAAGCCAAAATCGAACTGTCTAGCGTGACCCAGGCCGAGATCAACCTGCCCTTCATCACCGCTACCCAGGACGGCCCCAAGCACCTGGAAATGACCCTCACCCGAGGTAAGTTTGAAGAGCTGTGCGCCGATCTAATCGATCGCTGCCGCATCCCCGTGGAGCAAGCGCTCAAAGATGCCAAAGTGGCCAAAACCGCCATTGACGAAGTGGTGCTGGTCGGCGGCTCGACCCGCATTCCCGCCATTAAGGATGTGGTGAAGCGCACCCTCGACAAAGAGCCCAACGAAACCGTTAACCCCGACGAGGTCGTCGCCATTGGTGCGGCGGTTCAGGGTGGCGTGCTGGCGGGTGAAGTCAAAGACATCCTGCTGCTCGATGTCACCCCCCTGTCTTTGGGTGTGGAAACTCTGGGTGGCGTGATGACCAAACTCATCCCCCGCAACACCACCATTCCGACCAAAAAGTCGGAGGTGTTCTCCACCGCCCAAGATGGCCAAACCAACGTGGAGATCAAGGTGCTCCAGGGTGAGCGCGAAATGGCCACCGACAACAAGAGCCTGGGTACCTTCCAGCTCTCGGGCATCCCTGCCGCCCCTCGGGGTGTACCCCAGATCGAGGTGATCTTTGACATCGATGCCAACGGCATTCTCAATGTCACCGCCAAAGATAAGGGTACCGGCAAAGAGCAGACCATCACCATCTCGGGTGCCTCTACGCTCGACGAAAACGAAGTCGAGCGCATGGTGAAAGATGCCGAGGCCAACGCCAACGCCGACAAAGAGCGCCGCGAGCGCATCGACCTCAAGAACCAGGCCGACTCGCTCACCTACCAGGCTGAGAAGCAACTGGCCGACATGGGTGACAAAGTGCCCGCCGCCGACAAAGAAAAAGCCGAAGAGCAGATCAAGTCTCTGCGGACCGCCATCGAAGCTGAGGACTTTGACACCATCAAAACCCTCACCGGCGAACTGCAACAGACCCTCTACGGTATTAGCACCAACCTGTACCAGCAGGCCGGTGGCGACGCCGCTGGAGCAGCCCCCGGCCCCGACGCTACTCCCGGCAATAACGCTGGTGGCGACGATGTGATCGACGCTGAGTTCTCTGAACCCGGCTCGAACTAA
- a CDS encoding ABC transporter permease — translation MQRYWQVLRLFWSTAIAAELEYRLNFLVTALISMGGLAGSLFGLFLFYRTGYEFEGWSWEAALLVLGLFTVLQGFSAMVLIPNLNKIVNQVQQGTLDFVLLKPISSQFWLSTRIISPWGLPDVVFGLVMIGYGGRRLGLGWADYGLALLPLLFGALTLYSLWFMLGATSIWFVKIYNVTEVLRGLLEAGRFPIAAYPVAYRVFFTFVVPVAFLTTVPAQTMLGQGGRGWLVASALLALLLLLVANRFWRFALRFYTSASS, via the coding sequence ATGCAGCGCTATTGGCAGGTGCTACGGCTGTTTTGGAGCACGGCGATCGCCGCCGAGCTAGAATACCGGCTCAACTTTTTGGTCACCGCGTTAATTAGCATGGGGGGCCTAGCGGGCAGCCTGTTCGGGTTGTTTTTGTTCTACCGCACCGGCTACGAGTTCGAGGGCTGGAGCTGGGAGGCGGCCCTGCTGGTGCTGGGCCTGTTCACTGTTTTGCAAGGGTTCTCAGCCATGGTGCTGATCCCCAATCTAAACAAAATCGTTAACCAGGTGCAGCAGGGCACCCTCGACTTTGTGCTGTTGAAGCCGATTAGCTCGCAATTCTGGCTCTCAACCCGGATCATTTCGCCCTGGGGTTTGCCCGATGTGGTATTTGGCCTGGTGATGATTGGCTATGGGGGCCGCCGACTAGGGCTGGGCTGGGCCGACTATGGGCTGGCGCTGCTGCCGCTGCTGTTTGGGGCGCTTACCCTCTACAGTCTTTGGTTTATGCTGGGGGCCACCAGTATTTGGTTTGTCAAAATCTACAACGTCACCGAGGTGCTGCGGGGGTTGCTGGAGGCCGGACGGTTTCCGATCGCGGCCTACCCAGTGGCCTATCGGGTGTTTTTTACCTTTGTAGTACCAGTGGCCTTTTTAACGACAGTACCTGCCCAAACCATGCTGGGCCAGGGCGGGCGCGGGTGGTTGGTGGCCTCGGCGCTGCTGGCCCTGCTGCTGCTGCTGGTCGCCAACCGCTTTTGGCGCTTTGCCCTGCGGTTTTACACCAGCGCGTCGAGCTAA
- the hemJ gene encoding protoporphyrinogen oxidase HemJ — protein sequence MAYYWFKAFHIIGVVVWFAGLFYLVRLFIYHVEAEAEPEPAQSILKKQYTIMEKRLYSIITTPGMVVTVAMAVGLLVQMPEYLKDGWMHIKLGLVAVLLAYHHYCGRLMRQLHRGECRWSGQQLRALNEAPTLLLVAIVMLVIFKNNFPTGATTWLMVGLVVFMAATIQLYARKRRLDKEKEALGATPEPQALPNS from the coding sequence ATGGCGTATTACTGGTTCAAAGCGTTTCACATTATTGGTGTGGTGGTGTGGTTTGCCGGATTGTTTTACCTGGTGCGCCTGTTTATTTACCACGTTGAGGCTGAGGCTGAGCCAGAACCGGCCCAGAGCATTCTCAAAAAGCAGTACACCATTATGGAGAAGCGCCTTTACAGCATCATTACTACTCCCGGCATGGTGGTGACGGTGGCGATGGCCGTAGGGCTGCTGGTGCAAATGCCCGAGTACCTCAAAGACGGCTGGATGCACATCAAGCTAGGCCTGGTAGCCGTGCTGCTGGCCTACCATCACTACTGCGGTCGGTTGATGCGCCAGCTGCATCGGGGTGAATGTCGGTGGTCGGGTCAGCAGCTGCGGGCGCTCAACGAAGCGCCTACCCTGCTGCTGGTCGCCATCGTCATGCTGGTGATCTTTAAGAACAACTTTCCAACTGGGGCGACGACCTGGCTGATGGTAGGACTGGTTGTGTTTATGGCGGCAACCATTCAGCTCTACGCCCGTAAGCGGCGGCTAGACAAAGAAAAAGAGGCCCTGGGTGCTACCCCTGAACCTCAGGCTTTGCCAAATTCCTGA
- a CDS encoding HepT-like ribonuclease domain-containing protein, with translation MRNVAAHEYFQLDIPTIWRTIHRSLPPLVEPLRSILEYEQPS, from the coding sequence ATGCGCAACGTAGCTGCCCACGAATACTTTCAGCTCGATATACCCACCATTTGGAGAACGATTCACCGCAGCCTACCGCCCTTAGTCGAGCCGTTACGGTCAATCCTTGAGTACGAGCAACCATCGTGA
- a CDS encoding tetratricopeptide repeat protein — protein sequence MSLNSQTYLGHNQEAYQELRLALQLNLRRQLLIAVCDDVALQEQLAQRLAANFSPLPDTVPLAPEVRSRQLTLVTLRLGGDRPDLVREVLLWLKQQRGLQGSLPTAPVFQIVGVDQLTRQSPTVQNRFLASLIRVDELLTQLDCRLVVWVPRPWLGKIRQSVPGFWRSRSGLFEFVGDPIPQTATLAATQPKAAQPEATSPSPPSTAANLWQVLQDDLSTRELPASLESLSPAEVPTAEPLPEQTGVARPPLTLPPLSGRSPTVAPDQATQSGSLSYTVLDHGAFSSVVMPPVAATAAETLAALQQAQPALAQPEPACSAMPDGPRARPGGGGLQLPPDLAQDAELANLWRYIQGLIDQQAGPLTLSRAYLTLGQLGRDRLAVDAPAATVLDFATALYDQAIGGLPEGSPDWCDALNDLASLYWLQGQQDNAADPAAWLRRSVSTYEKALRGGQGTIPADTLGRIYGNLGTVYGLLANLEEPALCLEQAAEAYGHALEHNPAARSPTDYANLQNSLGAIHWRLAQHQQPQHHLAAAITAYGEALAHRSAQEAPLEYAMIQNNLGIAYWSLAQHQQPVFLLERAIAAYQSALQYRTMAAAPAGCAATANNLGTAYWDLAQQATGTGPGQKPAIGSDRRIAALQQAVTAYNMALTAAETALQDSPPPALGFDLWATCHSVGVVHDQLAQALPADQADARQHHLKTALHHYLLAYQGWQDHPSQLEVLITALVYNAHLNFEIFGIAGQQAVLSQLPGELLASVLSRL from the coding sequence GTGTCTTTGAATTCTCAAACCTACCTGGGGCACAACCAAGAAGCCTATCAAGAACTGCGGTTGGCCCTGCAACTCAATCTGCGGCGGCAGCTGCTAATCGCGGTGTGCGACGACGTGGCCCTGCAAGAGCAGTTGGCCCAGCGTTTGGCCGCCAACTTCAGCCCCCTGCCCGACACAGTGCCCTTAGCTCCAGAGGTGCGATCGCGGCAGCTTACCCTGGTCACGCTGCGGCTGGGCGGCGATCGCCCTGACCTCGTGCGTGAGGTCTTGCTCTGGCTCAAGCAGCAACGAGGGCTTCAGGGCAGCTTACCCACCGCGCCAGTGTTCCAAATCGTGGGAGTTGATCAGCTCACCCGCCAGTCGCCCACGGTGCAAAATCGGTTTCTGGCCTCGCTGATTCGGGTCGATGAACTGTTGACCCAACTCGACTGTCGGCTGGTGGTGTGGGTGCCGCGCCCCTGGCTGGGCAAAATTCGCCAGTCGGTGCCGGGGTTCTGGCGATCGCGCAGCGGTCTGTTTGAATTTGTGGGCGATCCTATCCCCCAAACGGCTACCTTGGCCGCAACTCAGCCCAAAGCTGCCCAGCCCGAGGCCACCTCGCCCAGTCCTCCGTCTACCGCCGCCAATTTGTGGCAGGTTTTGCAAGATGACCTCTCGACCCGTGAGCTGCCTGCATCACTTGAGTCACTTTCCCCGGCGGAGGTCCCTACCGCTGAGCCATTGCCTGAGCAAACAGGGGTGGCTCGGCCCCCCCTAACGCTGCCTCCTCTATCGGGCCGCAGTCCCACAGTTGCCCCCGACCAGGCCACTCAGTCAGGTTCGCTAAGTTACACGGTGCTCGACCACGGGGCGTTCTCAAGCGTCGTGATGCCGCCTGTAGCGGCGACGGCGGCAGAGACCTTGGCGGCTTTGCAACAGGCACAGCCAGCCCTAGCACAGCCAGAACCAGCCTGCTCGGCAATGCCCGATGGCCCGCGAGCGCGACCTGGCGGCGGGGGGTTACAACTTCCTCCTGATCTGGCTCAAGATGCAGAACTGGCAAACCTGTGGCGCTACATTCAAGGCCTGATCGATCAGCAGGCCGGGCCGCTGACGCTGTCGAGGGCCTACCTGACTCTGGGGCAACTGGGACGCGATCGCCTGGCGGTCGATGCCCCCGCTGCCACCGTTTTAGACTTTGCCACCGCTTTATACGACCAGGCGATCGGCGGTCTGCCCGAGGGTAGCCCCGACTGGTGCGATGCTCTCAACGACTTGGCCAGCCTCTACTGGCTTCAGGGCCAGCAAGACAACGCTGCCGATCCGGCGGCTTGGCTACGGCGCAGCGTCAGCACCTACGAAAAAGCGCTCAGGGGCGGCCAAGGCACTATCCCCGCCGATACCCTGGGGCGCATCTATGGCAATCTGGGCACTGTCTACGGGCTGTTGGCCAACCTCGAAGAGCCGGCCCTCTGCTTGGAGCAGGCTGCAGAGGCCTATGGCCATGCTCTAGAGCACAACCCAGCGGCGCGATCGCCCACTGACTATGCCAACTTGCAAAACAGCCTGGGTGCCATTCACTGGCGGCTGGCTCAGCACCAGCAGCCCCAGCACCACTTAGCGGCGGCGATCACTGCCTACGGCGAAGCCCTGGCCCACCGATCTGCCCAGGAGGCACCGCTAGAATACGCGATGATTCAAAACAACTTGGGCATTGCCTACTGGAGTTTGGCCCAGCACCAGCAGCCTGTGTTTTTGCTCGAACGGGCGATCGCTGCGTACCAATCGGCGCTGCAATACCGCACCATGGCCGCTGCCCCGGCAGGCTGTGCCGCCACCGCCAACAACCTGGGTACCGCCTACTGGGATCTAGCTCAGCAGGCCACCGGCACCGGGCCGGGGCAAAAGCCTGCCATCGGGAGCGATCGCCGCATAGCTGCTCTACAGCAGGCTGTCACCGCCTACAATATGGCACTGACGGCGGCCGAAACCGCCCTGCAAGACTCGCCGCCCCCGGCCCTCGGCTTTGACCTGTGGGCTACCTGCCACAGCGTCGGCGTCGTCCACGATCAACTGGCCCAAGCTCTGCCTGCTGACCAGGCCGATGCTCGCCAGCACCATCTCAAAACTGCGCTGCACCACTATTTACTGGCCTACCAGGGCTGGCAAGATCACCCGTCGCAACTGGAGGTCTTGATCACCGCACTGGTCTACAACGCCCACCTGAATTTTGAAATCTTTGGTATCGCTGGGCAGCAAGCGGTACTGTCTCAGCTGCCGGGAGAACTCTTGGCCTCAGTTTTATCTCGTCTGTAG
- a CDS encoding nucleotidyltransferase family protein: MNRKPMNRKPINRKPINRKHVVTLAQAHQRELESLGIKTLELFGSVARDQAHPNSDVDFLVEFTIEPTLFDVFRVQHYLEDLLDCAVDIGTHAALKAHLREPVTKDAVRVF; this comes from the coding sequence ATGAATCGCAAGCCCATGAATCGCAAGCCCATAAATCGCAAGCCCATAAATCGCAAGCATGTTGTAACACTAGCTCAGGCTCACCAGCGCGAGCTTGAATCGCTTGGGATAAAAACATTGGAACTGTTTGGCTCAGTGGCCCGCGATCAAGCCCATCCCAATAGCGATGTCGATTTTTTGGTTGAATTTACCATCGAGCCAACCCTGTTTGATGTCTTTCGGGTGCAGCACTATCTCGAAGACCTTTTAGACTGTGCCGTAGACATAGGCACCCATGCAGCACTCAAAGCCCATCTCCGCGAACCCGTCACTAAGGATGCTGTTCGTGTCTTCTAG
- a CDS encoding E3 ubiquitin ligase family protein: MAIAGIIFIVAGAVLWWVQHRQQCRCNQLKLARACQAADLEATATEISKEIGGGDWRDYVWLWGKPQAPTPLTSEFKQLPCVCYTSTVIREYEETVSEKDSDGKVTTRTQRGSETISEHRQRIPFDLVDRSGQVRVDPEEAKVEPVEVLNEFRPGAPVGGMLSFGGFSLALGGDGMGGSRRTLGYRYKETILPLDRPLLVVGMASDRTGTVAIEKPAQDDQPYIITLKSHEAITKSVGQSAQIAFWSMVGCVGLGVVLVLAALVGG, encoded by the coding sequence ATGGCGATCGCAGGAATCATCTTTATCGTGGCTGGGGCCGTACTCTGGTGGGTGCAACATCGTCAGCAGTGCCGCTGCAATCAGCTCAAACTAGCTCGCGCCTGCCAGGCCGCCGACTTAGAAGCTACGGCTACGGAAATCTCAAAAGAAATTGGCGGCGGCGACTGGCGTGACTATGTGTGGCTGTGGGGCAAACCCCAAGCTCCCACTCCTCTCACCTCAGAATTTAAACAGCTACCCTGTGTCTGCTACACCAGCACCGTCATTCGTGAGTACGAAGAAACTGTGAGTGAAAAAGACAGTGACGGCAAAGTGACCACGCGCACCCAGCGGGGATCAGAAACCATCAGCGAACACAGACAGCGGATTCCCTTTGACCTGGTCGATCGCTCTGGGCAAGTACGGGTAGATCCTGAAGAAGCTAAGGTTGAGCCGGTAGAGGTGCTCAATGAGTTTCGCCCTGGTGCCCCCGTGGGCGGCATGCTTTCTTTTGGCGGGTTTTCTCTGGCGCTGGGCGGCGACGGCATGGGCGGCTCGCGTCGCACCCTGGGCTATCGCTACAAAGAAACTATTTTGCCCCTAGATCGCCCTCTACTGGTGGTGGGAATGGCGAGCGATCGCACCGGCACTGTGGCGATCGAAAAACCCGCCCAGGATGACCAGCCCTACATCATCACGCTGAAATCCCACGAGGCAATTACCAAAAGCGTAGGCCAGAGTGCCCAGATTGCCTTTTGGTCAATGGTGGGGTGCGTTGGATTGGGAGTGGTGCTGGTCTTAGCGGCGCTCGTCGGGGGGTGA
- the acsF gene encoding magnesium-protoporphyrin IX monomethyl ester (oxidative) cyclase, whose protein sequence is MVDSLKKPELQEIRPGVKAPAKKDTILTPRFYTTDFDEMAAMDISINEDEMLAILDELRADYNRHHFVRSEVFDQSWDCVTGETRQVFVEFLERSCTSEFSGFLLYKELSRRLKGKNPLLSECFDLIARDEARHAGFLNKAMADFNMQLDLGFLTKTKDYTFFKPKFILYATYLSEKIGYWRYITIFRHLESHPENEIYPIFRFFENWCQDENRHGDFFSALMKSQPEILNDWKARLWCRFFLLSVFATMYLNDLRARGFYESLGLNVREYDIEVIEKTNTTAGRVFPITLNVEHPSFFKRLDVAAAANGKLSQIAESNQPKLLKKLQQLPHIATIGWQLVQLYFLKPIDSMATRGQVR, encoded by the coding sequence ATGGTAGATTCCCTTAAAAAGCCTGAATTGCAAGAGATTCGCCCAGGGGTAAAGGCTCCCGCCAAAAAAGATACCATTCTCACCCCTCGGTTTTACACCACCGACTTTGACGAGATGGCCGCCATGGACATCTCCATCAACGAAGACGAGATGCTCGCCATCCTCGACGAGTTGCGGGCCGACTACAACCGCCATCACTTCGTCCGCAGCGAGGTCTTTGACCAGTCTTGGGACTGCGTCACTGGCGAAACCCGGCAGGTGTTTGTAGAATTTCTGGAGCGCTCCTGTACCTCCGAGTTCTCTGGCTTTTTGCTCTATAAAGAATTGAGCCGTCGCCTTAAGGGCAAAAACCCCCTGCTATCCGAGTGCTTTGACCTCATAGCGCGCGACGAAGCGCGCCACGCGGGCTTCCTCAACAAGGCCATGGCTGACTTCAACATGCAGCTAGACCTGGGCTTTTTGACTAAGACCAAAGACTACACCTTCTTTAAGCCTAAGTTCATCCTCTACGCCACCTACCTCTCTGAGAAGATCGGCTACTGGCGCTATATCACTATCTTCCGTCACCTCGAATCTCACCCCGAGAACGAGATCTACCCGATCTTCCGCTTCTTTGAGAACTGGTGCCAAGACGAAAATCGCCACGGTGACTTCTTCTCGGCCCTGATGAAGTCTCAGCCCGAGATTCTCAATGATTGGAAGGCCAGACTGTGGTGCCGCTTCTTTTTGCTGTCGGTGTTTGCCACCATGTACCTCAACGATCTCCGGGCCAGAGGCTTTTACGAATCCCTCGGGTTAAATGTCCGTGAGTACGACATTGAGGTGATTGAGAAAACCAACACGACGGCTGGGCGAGTGTTCCCCATCACGCTGAATGTCGAGCACCCTAGCTTCTTCAAGCGATTGGATGTGGCTGCCGCCGCTAACGGCAAGCTAAGCCAGATCGCTGAGTCGAATCAGCCTAAGCTGCTGAAGAAGCTACAACAGCTGCCTCACATTGCCACTATCGGCTGGCAGCTGGTGCAGCTCTACTTCCTCAAGCCCATAGACAGCATGGCAACTCGCGGCCAGGTGCGCTAG
- a CDS encoding leucine-rich repeat-containing protein kinase family protein, with translation MHSLEMLRSPQSIEAGRLTLAAGLTTFPEEILDLADSLEILDLSHNALTTLPDSFAKLRNLRIVFFNNNRFERVPEVLGQCPNLSMISFKSNQLATLPAEALPPQTRWLTLTDNRLQSLPETIGQLPHLQKLMLAGNQLRALPEALAACQNLELIRIAANQLDHLPPWLLTLPRLSWLAYAGNPFSQGGVPVGADTLPQIPWADLSLGEVLGQGASGVIYRGLWRQPQGQFPVAIKLFKGAMTSDGLPEDELRACLAAGAHPHLIGPLGQVAQHPDQKHGLVLPLVPDTYQVMGGPPSLESCTRDTYPADTTFSLAATQAIARGVAAAAAHLHQRGILHGDLYPHNTLINPVGDARLSDFGAASFYDPTDRAVAPALERLEVRAFGCLLEDLVDRCPPARFLRPLQQACTQPDVLERPGFQEVLAALTTFAA, from the coding sequence ATGCACAGTTTAGAAATGCTGCGATCGCCCCAGTCGATCGAGGCTGGGCGACTGACCCTGGCCGCAGGCCTGACTACTTTTCCTGAAGAGATTCTCGATCTGGCCGATAGCCTCGAAATTCTCGATCTTTCCCACAACGCCCTCACCACCCTGCCCGACAGCTTTGCCAAGCTCCGCAACCTGCGGATTGTATTCTTTAACAACAATCGCTTTGAAAGGGTGCCAGAGGTGTTGGGTCAGTGCCCCAACCTCTCGATGATTAGCTTTAAGTCTAACCAGCTTGCCACCCTACCCGCCGAGGCTCTACCGCCCCAAACCCGCTGGCTGACTTTGACCGACAACCGCTTGCAATCGCTGCCTGAGACGATTGGCCAGCTGCCCCACCTGCAAAAGCTAATGCTGGCGGGCAACCAACTACGTGCGTTGCCCGAGGCCCTAGCCGCCTGCCAAAACCTGGAGCTGATTCGGATTGCGGCCAACCAGCTGGATCACCTGCCGCCGTGGCTGCTCACCCTGCCCCGCCTTAGCTGGCTAGCCTACGCTGGCAACCCCTTTAGCCAGGGCGGTGTCCCGGTGGGTGCAGATACCCTGCCGCAGATACCCTGGGCCGATCTCAGCCTGGGGGAGGTGCTGGGGCAGGGGGCCTCTGGTGTCATTTACCGGGGGCTGTGGCGGCAGCCCCAAGGCCAGTTCCCGGTGGCAATTAAGCTGTTTAAGGGGGCCATGACCAGCGACGGCCTGCCGGAAGATGAACTGCGGGCCTGTCTGGCGGCGGGGGCTCACCCGCACCTGATTGGCCCTCTGGGGCAGGTGGCCCAGCATCCTGACCAAAAGCACGGCCTGGTGCTGCCTCTGGTGCCTGACACCTACCAGGTGATGGGCGGTCCACCCAGCCTGGAGAGCTGTACCCGCGATACCTACCCAGCCGATACGACCTTTTCGCTGGCGGCTACCCAGGCGATCGCCCGAGGGGTGGCCGCCGCCGCCGCCCACCTGCACCAGCGGGGCATTCTCCACGGCGATCTGTACCCCCACAACACCCTGATCAACCCGGTGGGAGACGCCCGCCTGAGCGACTTTGGCGCAGCCAGCTTCTATGACCCGACCGATCGCGCTGTGGCTCCAGCCCTAGAACGGCTAGAGGTGAGAGCTTTTGGCTGCCTGCTGGAAGATCTAGTCGATCGCTGCCCGCCCGCCCGATTCCTTCGCCCGCTCCAGCAGGCCTGCACTCAGCCCGACGTGCTGGAGCGCCCTGGCTTTCAAGAGGTTTTGGCGGCGCTGACGACGTTCGCGGCTTAG
- a CDS encoding TIR domain-containing protein, whose translation MKNLNAAGDRQSSNNLTAQVFLAYAAEDWLCAGTPEQPGAQVVGSPVAATIQALRQLLSEAQIAYWECPHSCSAAIDPESMMSRVTEASDNYLLVLTPGSLADALCLQGLLFALSMNKRILPVLAETVPTDRLPEPLQTLEAIDLRTSAPSLGDTDGGRQLLQTLHHEADYHHTHTQLLVKALRWERQLRDSSLLLRGKELAVYQHWLVGANQRSRYQPLKLQTLYILESTRQWRDRSDAVSQGVDWLKRWLV comes from the coding sequence TTGAAGAATTTGAATGCTGCTGGCGATCGCCAGTCCTCCAATAACCTGACCGCTCAGGTGTTTTTGGCCTATGCTGCCGAAGACTGGCTCTGTGCTGGAACCCCAGAGCAACCCGGCGCTCAGGTCGTGGGTTCCCCGGTGGCTGCTACCATCCAGGCGCTGCGCCAGCTGCTGAGCGAGGCCCAGATCGCCTACTGGGAGTGCCCCCATTCCTGCTCCGCTGCCATCGACCCCGAGTCGATGATGTCTCGCGTGACCGAAGCGAGCGATAATTATTTGCTGGTGCTCACCCCGGGCTCCCTGGCCGATGCGCTGTGCCTTCAGGGCCTGCTGTTTGCTCTCAGCATGAACAAGCGCATTCTGCCAGTGCTGGCTGAAACGGTACCGACCGACCGCCTCCCCGAGCCGCTGCAAACCCTGGAGGCCATCGATCTGCGCACCAGTGCGCCCTCCCTGGGAGACACCGATGGCGGTCGGCAACTGCTGCAAACCCTGCACCACGAGGCCGACTACCACCACACCCACACTCAGCTTTTGGTCAAAGCTCTGCGGTGGGAGCGACAGCTACGCGACTCATCGCTGCTCTTACGGGGAAAGGAATTGGCCGTTTACCAGCATTGGCTAGTCGGGGCTAACCAGCGATCGCGCTATCAGCCCCTGAAGCTACAAACCTTGTACATTCTCGAAAGCACTCGTCAGTGGCGCGATCGCAGCGATGCCGTCAGTCAGGGCGTAGACTGGCTCAAACGCTGGCTGGTCTAA